In the genome of Flavobacterium panacagri, one region contains:
- a CDS encoding carbohydrate kinase family protein has product MNNDKKLKAVAFGEVLWDIFDNIKKIGGAPLNVALRMKALGADVNMISSVGNDSDGEAIINEIKKLGLDTQTILKSDNYPTGLVNVILDESKSATYEILYPSAWDKIILNDAARESVQNADVLIYGSLVCRDEVSRQALEELLHSDTYKVFDVNLRKPHYNYEILKQLMDAANFIKFNDEELMEISAAFDSPYTTLEENMNFICSFTNATAICVTRGKDGALLLWDKHLYENTGYVVKVEDTVGAGDSFLGALVTSLLTDKEPQQALNFACATGALVAGSSGANPEILLSRIDDLINQN; this is encoded by the coding sequence ATGAACAACGACAAAAAACTTAAAGCTGTCGCTTTCGGAGAAGTACTTTGGGATATTTTTGACAACATAAAAAAAATTGGTGGAGCGCCTCTTAATGTGGCGCTTCGCATGAAAGCTTTAGGAGCCGACGTCAATATGATAAGCTCTGTTGGCAATGATTCAGATGGCGAAGCGATTATCAATGAAATTAAAAAATTAGGGCTGGATACACAAACTATCTTGAAATCAGATAATTATCCAACTGGATTAGTAAATGTAATTTTAGACGAAAGTAAATCGGCTACTTATGAAATCCTTTATCCTTCGGCTTGGGACAAAATTATTTTAAACGATGCAGCTAGAGAGTCCGTTCAAAATGCTGACGTTCTTATTTATGGAAGTTTAGTCTGCCGAGATGAAGTTTCAAGACAAGCACTAGAAGAATTGCTTCATTCAGACACTTACAAAGTTTTTGATGTCAATCTAAGAAAACCACATTATAATTATGAAATTTTAAAACAATTAATGGATGCAGCCAATTTCATCAAATTTAATGATGAAGAATTAATGGAAATCAGTGCTGCTTTCGATTCTCCTTACACCACTTTGGAAGAAAACATGAATTTTATCTGCTCTTTTACCAATGCCACAGCCATCTGCGTTACAAGAGGAAAAGACGGCGCTTTATTATTATGGGATAAACATCTTTATGAAAATACAGGTTATGTCGTAAAAGTAGAAGATACTGTGGGAGCGGGAGATTCTTTTCTAGGTGCTTTGGTAACTTCGCTTTTGACAGATAAAGAACCGCAGCAAGCTTTAAATTTCGCTTGTGCAACTGGAGCTTTGGTTGCAGGATCTTCTGGAGCAAATCCTGAAATTCTTTTGTCGAGAATTGATGATTTGATTAATCAGAATTAA
- a CDS encoding glycoside hydrolase family 97 protein: MRLILFVLLFLSYSNSLKAQTTAVLSPDKNLELKVSVIYGKVFYSLFYQKEEFLSQSPLGLLSSAGDFTKELKLIGKTSSKIQESYKLNRSKVSQVNYLANESKFTFTNKQKDTISIIFRISNSDVAFSYLIPKTKKNNGDCIVEKEITGFKLPSGTTTFITPQAPPLSGWEKTKPSYEEEYTREEKIGTKSQYGLGFTFPALFHLGNKGWLLISETGISGNYPGTRLSDVDSDGIYTISFPQEGENNFNGAVTASSTLPMQTSWKTITLGKTLKPIVESTVSTDVVKPLIKSSKIFDTGRASWSWIVWQDESCNYNDQKTFIDLASDLKCEFILIDALWDVKIGKEKITELVNYAKSKNVGVILWYNSNGNWNTAPQTPKDKMNTAEARRKEMQWLQQIGVKGLKIDFFGGDKQVTMKLYHDILTDAAEFGLGINFHGATLPRGWERMYPNYMTSEAVLASENLVFQQGFSDRYPSTATIYPFTRNTVGAMDFGPVFLNKRLHRDPNKGTIRRTTDAFEMATAVVFFSPVQHWGLTPENLKEKPSYLFDYLKNVPTVWDETVYIDGYPGKYCVIARRKNTKWYVAAINGENVRKKITVNLPMLKGKEISIIADGNDQESKFSTQKLQNTTFDFDLSANGGTVLFTP; the protein is encoded by the coding sequence ATGAGATTAATTCTATTCGTCTTGCTTTTTCTCTCCTATTCCAATTCGTTGAAAGCACAAACTACAGCAGTATTAAGTCCTGATAAAAATCTAGAACTAAAAGTATCTGTTATATATGGAAAAGTCTTCTATAGTTTATTCTATCAAAAAGAAGAATTTCTAAGCCAATCGCCTTTAGGACTTTTAAGTTCAGCAGGAGATTTTACAAAAGAACTAAAATTAATTGGTAAAACTTCCTCTAAAATTCAAGAATCCTATAAACTAAACCGCTCAAAAGTCAGTCAGGTAAACTATCTCGCAAATGAATCTAAATTTACTTTTACGAATAAACAAAAAGATACGATTAGTATAATTTTCAGAATTTCTAATAGTGATGTTGCTTTTAGCTATTTAATTCCAAAAACTAAAAAGAATAATGGGGACTGCATTGTCGAAAAAGAAATCACTGGTTTCAAACTTCCATCAGGGACAACCACTTTTATAACGCCACAGGCGCCTCCACTAAGCGGATGGGAGAAAACAAAACCATCTTATGAGGAGGAATATACAAGAGAAGAGAAAATTGGAACAAAATCACAATACGGATTAGGTTTTACTTTTCCGGCACTTTTTCATTTAGGAAATAAAGGCTGGTTGTTGATTTCTGAAACTGGAATAAGCGGTAATTATCCCGGAACAAGATTAAGTGATGTTGATTCAGACGGTATTTATACCATTAGTTTTCCTCAGGAAGGAGAAAATAACTTCAATGGAGCAGTAACAGCCTCTTCTACTCTGCCAATGCAGACATCATGGAAAACCATTACACTGGGAAAAACACTAAAACCAATTGTAGAATCTACTGTTTCCACAGATGTTGTAAAACCGCTTATTAAATCCTCAAAAATATTTGATACAGGCCGCGCAAGTTGGAGCTGGATTGTATGGCAGGATGAAAGCTGCAACTATAACGACCAAAAAACTTTTATCGATCTTGCATCAGACCTAAAATGCGAGTTTATTTTAATTGATGCTCTTTGGGACGTAAAAATTGGTAAAGAAAAAATAACCGAATTGGTAAATTACGCCAAATCAAAAAATGTAGGCGTTATTTTATGGTACAACTCCAACGGGAACTGGAATACAGCACCACAGACTCCAAAAGATAAAATGAATACAGCAGAAGCCCGCAGAAAAGAAATGCAGTGGTTACAGCAAATTGGAGTAAAAGGGTTAAAAATTGACTTTTTTGGAGGCGATAAACAAGTTACCATGAAATTATATCATGATATACTAACTGATGCAGCTGAATTCGGTTTAGGAATTAATTTTCATGGCGCTACACTGCCACGAGGATGGGAAAGAATGTATCCCAACTACATGACAAGTGAAGCAGTTTTAGCTTCTGAGAATTTAGTTTTTCAGCAAGGATTCAGTGATCGATATCCTTCAACAGCAACCATTTATCCTTTTACTAGAAATACAGTTGGAGCAATGGATTTTGGGCCTGTTTTCTTAAATAAACGTCTGCATCGTGATCCGAACAAAGGAACCATAAGAAGAACAACAGATGCTTTTGAAATGGCAACTGCTGTAGTATTCTTTTCGCCTGTCCAGCATTGGGGTTTAACTCCTGAAAACTTAAAAGAAAAACCGTCTTACTTGTTTGATTACTTAAAAAATGTACCAACCGTTTGGGATGAAACAGTATATATTGACGGTTATCCTGGAAAGTATTGTGTAATTGCCCGTAGAAAAAATACAAAATGGTATGTTGCTGCAATTAATGGAGAAAATGTACGCAAAAAAATTACGGTGAATCTGCCAATGTTAAAGGGGAAAGAAATTTCTATAATCGCTGACGGCAACGATCAAGAATCTAAATTTAGCACTCAAAAATTGCAAAATACAACTTTCGATTTTGATCTTTCTGCAAATGGAGGAACGGTCTTGTTTACACCATAA
- a CDS encoding hydrolase, translated as MLTQENTGLIIVDIQGKLARIVYESEKMISNLEKLILGCQVLSIPIISLEQNPNGLGNTVPELNKLLENQKPIEKYTFNAFENEEFRQAVLKTNRKQWLVCGIETHICVYQTAMGLFTNNYEVEIVTDCVSSRSKDSIDLGLQKMQGKGIGITSVEMCLYELVKDSKNENFREILKLIK; from the coding sequence ATGCTGACACAAGAAAACACAGGTTTAATAATCGTTGATATACAAGGCAAACTCGCACGTATTGTGTACGAAAGTGAAAAAATGATTAGCAATCTTGAAAAACTAATCCTTGGCTGTCAAGTACTTTCTATACCTATAATCTCTCTAGAACAAAACCCAAACGGATTAGGAAATACTGTACCCGAATTAAATAAATTACTTGAAAATCAAAAGCCGATAGAAAAATATACTTTTAATGCATTTGAAAACGAAGAATTTCGTCAAGCTGTTCTAAAAACAAATAGGAAACAATGGCTCGTTTGTGGCATTGAAACGCATATCTGCGTTTATCAAACTGCTATGGGACTTTTTACAAATAATTATGAAGTGGAAATTGTAACAGATTGTGTTTCTTCTCGTTCTAAAGACAGTATAGATTTAGGCCTTCAGAAAATGCAGGGCAAAGGAATTGGAATTACCAGCGTTGAAATGTGTCTTTACGAGTTAGTTAAAGATTCTAAAAATGAAAATTTTAGGGAAATACTGAAGTTGATTAAATAA